The segment AAGGCAGAATAACTGTCAAATCCACAGCATTTGCAATGAAAGATGCACCACAGATCGAGCTCGAAAGCCACAACATCATGGGTGTAGTAGTGCCAAAGATCGAATCCTCAAGTGTGCGTAAACCCATAAACAAGCGCGGATACGGAATTCTTGGAACAAGCTCTTACATTGACGAAGCCGTCGATTCACATGAAGTTCTGGTTGAGAAGATCATTCTGGCAGCAGAGATCGAGACAACCATGAAGAAGCTTCTCGATGATATCGAAAAGACAAAGAGGCGTGTCAATGCACTTGAGTTTAAGGTCATACCTGAACTGAAGGAATCCATGAGCTTCATCAGTCTCCGTCTTGAAGAAATGGAAAGAGAGAACACATTCCGCTTGAAGAGGATCAAAGCATAAGGCTTTCTCATGCAGCAGAAATCCTCTGATCGGCCAAATATGGCCGACAGACTTTTTTTTATTTTAACTCAGCCCGAGAACCTTGCTCGCATACTGAGATGGGCATGGATAGTTTCACTTGGTATGCTGGTTCTGGGCTATCTTTTAATTTACTTTAATATTAAGGACTACCTGAACCTGTAAGTTATAAGAGTGTCATAACAGTTTGAAACACTCATCATAATAATAATCAGTAAGCCTTAAATAAAAATCAAACATATAATAAGCAGAGCTATGCAAATTTAATAAGATCGTGCATTATCTGAGGATGTATAAAGCTTATCTCAAGCTTACAGGCCCTGGAAAGCAATTTTATCGATCTCAAAAGTTGGTCTGCAATGAGTGAATCACCGTGGGGAATTGGAAAAGAAAAAGGAAAAACACCTCCTTTTGGAACAGGAGCTACAGCTGGAGCTGTGTTTCCGGAAAATGCAACCGTTACTCCCATAGGTGACCAAAGTATCCAGAA is part of the Methanococcoides methylutens MM1 genome and harbors:
- a CDS encoding V-type ATP synthase subunit D → MGAKDVKPTRSELIELKKKIKLSEGGHKLLKMKRDGLILEFFDILSKAKDVRSELDAAYEKANEKIGIAESVEGRITVKSTAFAMKDAPQIELESHNIMGVVVPKIESSSVRKPINKRGYGILGTSSYIDEAVDSHEVLVEKIILAAEIETTMKKLLDDIEKTKRRVNALEFKVIPELKESMSFISLRLEEMERENTFRLKRIKA